GTCAAAATTCTACGGCCACATTCTTTACTTGGCAAAATGCTCTGATACAATGTAATTCCTTACCGACGACCGGAAGCCGCTGGAGAATTCCGAACGTCCGCGAACAATTGTCGATCGCAAGATACGATTTGCTCATGGGGACAAACGGTATCGATCTTAACGTATTTCCGAATAACGTAAATTACGGAAGTTCTTGGATGAGCAATGTGAGTCTACTTGCCGGTGATATCGGAACTTTTACTTTCGATTTTCAATATGCCAGGCTTTCAAGGTCCAATGCGGTTTATACCCAGGCGGTCCGTTGTGTGAAAGACGGACCGTGACGAAAGAATTTCTTTTCTTTCTTTTTACAAAGTTATTTTAGAAAATTCTAAAATTAGAATATAGATAAATTCTAATTTTCTGGAATATCGATTCTATCGGAAGTTTCCTTTTCTTTAGAATTTACAATCTTAGAATTCTGTTTTTTCTTTCCGATCGAAAGAACTCCGGCCAAAACGAGAAACGTTCCCGCGATTCCCGTGGAAGTGATGGGTTCTCCTAAAAATATCCAGGCAAGAAGAATGGTGGAAATCGGACCTACAGAGCCGACGATCGCCGCACGACCGGAACCGATCATACGAATTCCTTCCGAAGTAAAGTAAGCCGGTATGACCGTGGTCAAAACTCCGAGAGCCAATCCGAGAAGATAAACCGGTTGTGTCTGAACCAAAAGAGAAAGATCTTTTGTAATCAGAAAGTGAATCACTACGATCAAACCGGAAAGAAGCATCAAGTAAGAAGTAAACTTCACGGATCCGATTTTTGGAATCAGGGATTCGCTTCCGACAAGATATAAAGAATACGCTACCGCCGAGGCGAACACGAAGAGCACACCTTTTGCGGCTTGCGGACCCTCGGTTTGAATATCTCCCAAGAACGCGACCGCGATTCCGGAATAAGTGAGAACAATTGCGAAAACTTCGATTCCTTTGATCTTTCTTTTGTAAAGGAAAGAGCTGATTACGAGTACGATCGTGGGATAGACAAAGAGGGTGAGTCTTTCCAAACCGGCGGAGATATATTCCAAACC
This is a stretch of genomic DNA from Leptospira tipperaryensis. It encodes these proteins:
- a CDS encoding DMT family transporter — protein: MEVSESKWKPFLGASLILAGAVFFSAKAIFVKLIYRYDVDSITALTLRMLFAIPFFAWIAFRSRKKENSVKLSNKDWSLIFALAFLGYYLASLFDFIGLEYISAGLERLTLFVYPTIVLVISSFLYKRKIKGIEVFAIVLTYSGIAVAFLGDIQTEGPQAAKGVLFVFASAVAYSLYLVGSESLIPKIGSVKFTSYLMLLSGLIVVIHFLITKDLSLLVQTQPVYLLGLALGVLTTVIPAYFTSEGIRMIGSGRAAIVGSVGPISTILLAWIFLGEPITSTGIAGTFLVLAGVLSIGKKKQNSKIVNSKEKETSDRIDIPEN